The proteins below are encoded in one region of Dioscorea cayenensis subsp. rotundata cultivar TDr96_F1 chromosome 18, TDr96_F1_v2_PseudoChromosome.rev07_lg8_w22 25.fasta, whole genome shotgun sequence:
- the LOC120282778 gene encoding uncharacterized protein LOC120282778: MDQPVQPVQLGTGRQSVSAIYIEPALDKMDNATNYKAARRLLYDKYPNILWTPCAAHCLNLMLKDIAKILHIETLAHRASSIIVFLYNHKWTLSWLRGIKGWTEILRLGDTRFATTFIALKSLHDHKSDLQAMVTSRDFLGWNGSKTKKAKDVCNIVLDNQFWNDCLVVVKIASPLVRLLRIVDFDERPSLSYIYEGMIRASKAINETFKYVRRLYQPYISILEERWERQMSEDIHAAAFWLNAKFQYEKDTIRICQSPDVMDGFITIISNPNIAPNYNKMIVESSIFRERMGSFGNSLPQSSSKNTRPDEWWRFFGHIAANLQKLAIRILSQTSSSSGCERNWKFNKSNNLDPIDYECIDKIDTWVTENKPPREPELNLEDLENIIAQVEGEGQGQGQGQEQREGGQNEFVHNIHDSTNYNDDDVLAVQEEDCLIVQDGINISSFDVNQGNKEDEIRGNDSND; encoded by the exons ATAATGCCACCAATTACAAAGCCGCGAGAAGATTGCTTTATGACAAGTATCCCAATATTTTGTGGACACCATGTGCAGCTCATTGtttgaatttgatgctaaaggATATTGCCAAAATTCTTCACATAGAGACTTTGGCGCATCGTGCCTcttcaattattgtttttttatacaatCACAAGTGGACTTTGAGTTGGCTAAGAGGCATAAAAGGTTGGACAGAAATTCTTCGACTTGGTGATACTCGATTTGCAACAACTTTCATTGCTTTGAAAAGTCTTCATGATCATAAGTCTGACTTGCAAGCTATGGTTACTTCTAGAGACTTTCTTGGTTGGAATGGGTCTAAgacaaaaaaagcaaaagatgTTTGCAATATTGTCTTGGATAATCAATTTTGGAATGATTGCTTGGTAGTAGTCAAAATAGCCTCTCCACTTGTGAGATTGTTAcgcattgttgattttgatgaaagaCCTTCTTTGAGTTACATTTATGAAGGAATGATTAGAGCAAGCAAAGCTATAAACGAGACATTTAAATATGTAAGGAGATTGTACCAACCTTACATCTCAATTTTGGAGGAAAGATGGGAGCGCCAAATGAGTGAAGATATTCATGCGGCCGCATTTTGGTTGAATGCAAAATTTCAATATGAAAAAGACACTATTAGGATTTGCCAATCGCCGGATGTTATGGATGGGTTTATAACTATAATTAGCAACCCTAATATTGCTCCGAACTATAACAAAATGATAGTTGAATCTTCTATCTTTCGAGAGCGAATGGGTAGCTTTGGAAATAGCTTGCCCCAAtcttctagcaaaaatacaaggcCAG acGAATGGTGGAGGTTCTTTGGGCATATTGCTGCTAATTTACAAAAGCTAGCTATCAGAATTCTTAGTCAAACATCTTCTTCCTCGGGTTGTGAAAGAAATTG GAAATTCAACAAGAGCAACAATCTAGATCCGATCGATTATGAGTGTATTGACAAAATTGACACTTGGGTCACTGAAAATAAGCCTCCACGGGAACCCGAACTTAATCTTGAGGATTTGGAAAATATAATTGCTCAAGTAGAAGGAGAAGGACAAGGACAAGGACAAGGACaagaacaaagagaaggagggcAAAATGAATTTGTCCATAATATTCATG ATTCAACAAATTATAACGATGATGATGTTTTGGCGGTTCAAGAGGAGGATTGTTTGATTGTTCAAGATGGAATTAATATCTCATCCTTTGATGTAAACCAAGGCAACAAAGAAGATGAAATTCGTGGAAATGATAGTAATGATTAA